Proteins encoded within one genomic window of Paracoccus sp. MA:
- the pcaD gene encoding 3-oxoadipate enol-lactonase: MQVLMRPWGAMHYRIDGPEDGLPVVFANSLGTDLRLWDAVLPLLPGIRAIRYDKPGHGLSDSGGPVSIADLAEDAAALIEATGGPAVFVGLSIGGMIGQALAARRPELLRALVLSNTAPRMGAPEIWAARIAAIRAGGVASIADAVLERWFAPPFRATPALHPWRNMLARCDAQGYIAACEAIAAADLTEGTAGLRMPVLVIAGDQDGSSPPDLVRGTADLIPGADFHVIPGAGHLPCVETPAAWAALLAPFLQDHLR, encoded by the coding sequence ATGCAAGTTCTGATGCGACCCTGGGGGGCGATGCATTACCGGATCGACGGGCCCGAGGACGGGTTGCCGGTGGTTTTCGCCAATTCCCTGGGCACCGACCTGCGGCTTTGGGACGCGGTGCTGCCGCTTCTGCCGGGCATCCGCGCCATTCGCTACGACAAGCCCGGCCACGGCCTGTCCGATTCCGGCGGCCCCGTCTCGATCGCCGATCTGGCCGAGGACGCCGCGGCGCTGATCGAGGCCACCGGCGGACCGGCGGTCTTCGTCGGCCTGTCCATCGGCGGCATGATCGGCCAGGCGCTGGCCGCGCGCCGGCCCGAACTGCTGCGCGCGCTGGTGCTGTCGAACACCGCGCCCCGCATGGGCGCGCCCGAGATCTGGGCCGCCCGCATCGCCGCCATCCGCGCCGGCGGCGTCGCCAGCATCGCCGATGCGGTGCTGGAGCGCTGGTTCGCACCCCCCTTCCGCGCCACGCCGGCGCTGCATCCCTGGCGCAACATGCTGGCCCGCTGCGACGCGCAGGGCTATATCGCCGCCTGCGAGGCCATCGCCGCCGCCGACCTGACCGAGGGCACGGCCGGCCTGCGCATGCCGGTGCTGGTGATCGCCGGGGACCAGGACGGCTCCTCGCCGCCGGATCTGGTGCGCGGCACCGCCGATCTGATCCCCGGCGCGGATTTCCATGTCATTCCCGGCGCCGGCCATCTGCCCTGCGTCGAAACCCCCGCCGCCTGGGCCGCGCTGCTGGCCCCCTTCCTTCAGGACCATCTCCGATGA
- a CDS encoding LysR substrate-binding domain-containing protein, with the protein MYNHSIMHPAIKLRHIRAFLDIAAEGGLSAVARRQGITQPALSRTLAELETLLGQRLFLRQGRRLVLTEQGALFRHHAAHALQALEAGAAALRPGTSGTIRVGVLPTVATRFFPQVVLRLRQILPDVMLAVETGPHHYLIRMLRAGSIDLMIGRLPSPSEMAGLSFDHLYEEDVVLVARAGHPAAGRPAAEALREAPLILPPATALIRASVDAYLVSLGLASVRPLVETVSLALGRGICLASDSLWFISRGVVLDEVERGLLVEFPTGARFLSGAVGMTRRQAAATPGLATLEQVARQIAGRAAGG; encoded by the coding sequence ATGTATAATCATTCAATTATGCATCCGGCGATCAAGCTGCGCCATATCCGCGCCTTTCTGGACATCGCGGCCGAGGGCGGGCTGTCCGCCGTCGCCCGCCGGCAAGGCATCACCCAGCCGGCGCTGTCGCGCACCCTGGCCGAGCTGGAGACGCTGCTGGGGCAGCGGCTGTTCCTGCGCCAGGGGCGGCGGCTGGTGCTGACCGAACAGGGCGCGCTGTTTCGCCACCACGCCGCCCATGCCCTGCAGGCGCTGGAGGCGGGCGCGGCGGCGTTGCGGCCGGGGACCAGCGGCACGATCCGGGTGGGCGTGCTGCCCACGGTGGCGACGCGGTTCTTTCCGCAGGTGGTGCTGCGGCTGCGGCAGATCCTGCCCGACGTGATGCTGGCGGTCGAGACCGGGCCGCATCACTACCTGATCCGCATGCTGCGCGCCGGCAGCATCGACCTGATGATCGGCCGCCTGCCCAGCCCCTCGGAAATGGCGGGGCTGAGCTTCGATCACCTTTACGAGGAGGATGTCGTGCTGGTGGCGCGCGCCGGCCATCCCGCAGCCGGCCGGCCGGCCGCCGAGGCGCTGCGCGAGGCGCCGCTGATCCTGCCGCCGGCGACGGCGCTGATCCGCGCCTCGGTCGATGCCTATCTGGTCTCGCTGGGGCTGGCCAGCGTCCGGCCGCTGGTCGAGACGGTGTCGCTGGCGCTGGGGCGGGGGATCTGCCTGGCCTCGGACAGCCTGTGGTTCATCTCACGCGGGGTGGTGCTGGACGAGGTCGAGCGCGGCCTGCTGGTCGAGTTCCCCACCGGGGCAAGGTTCCTCTCCGGCGCGGTCGGCATGACCCGCCGGCAGGCCGCCGCGACGCCGGGCCTTGCCACGCTGGAACAGGTGGCGCGCCAGATCGCCGGCCGGGCGGCGGGCGGCTGA
- a CDS encoding helix-turn-helix domain-containing protein — protein MSAPGPIPVFNLFGETAAFPDVIHCERIWDRARLHDWAISPHRHREMMQVFAMRQGEAQVMLDGDVARLHDGQFLFVPALVVHGFRFRKGSEGMVLSFPLSVAAGLQAASAEIGRHLSRPFFGALDEGLLALIGQLSDAFAGHGAYRGPLLAALSHALLTALCELDRAASAETVGGSPQRLQRLAALVAAHMAEGWRPGDYARALAITPGHLNRLCREAAGVSASRHIEGLVMAEACRLLAFTQLPVAEIGYRLGFHDPAHFSRRFRLLRGTTPSAYRRPFMTVA, from the coding sequence ATGAGCGCGCCCGGCCCCATCCCGGTCTTCAACCTGTTCGGCGAGACCGCCGCCTTCCCGGACGTGATCCATTGCGAGCGGATCTGGGACCGGGCGCGTCTGCACGACTGGGCGATCTCGCCGCATCGCCATCGCGAGATGATGCAGGTCTTCGCCATGCGGCAGGGCGAGGCGCAGGTGATGCTGGACGGCGATGTCGCACGTCTGCATGACGGGCAATTCCTGTTCGTGCCGGCGCTGGTCGTGCATGGTTTCCGCTTCCGCAAGGGCAGCGAGGGCATGGTGCTGTCCTTTCCGCTGAGCGTCGCCGCCGGCTTGCAGGCCGCCTCGGCCGAGATCGGCCGGCACCTGTCGCGCCCGTTCTTCGGTGCGCTGGACGAGGGGCTGCTGGCGCTGATCGGCCAGCTCTCCGACGCCTTCGCCGGTCATGGCGCCTATCGCGGGCCGCTGCTGGCGGCGCTGTCGCATGCCCTTCTGACCGCGCTTTGCGAGCTCGACCGCGCGGCCTCGGCCGAGACGGTCGGCGGCAGCCCGCAGCGGCTGCAGCGGCTGGCGGCGCTGGTCGCGGCGCATATGGCCGAGGGCTGGCGGCCCGGCGACTATGCCCGCGCGCTGGCGATCACGCCCGGCCATCTGAACCGGCTGTGCCGCGAGGCGGCGGGGGTCAGCGCCTCGCGCCATATCGAGGGGCTGGTGATGGCCGAGGCCTGCCGCCTGCTGGCCTTTACCCAGCTGCCGGTGGCCGAGATCGGCTATCGGCTGGGCTTTCACGACCCGGCGCATTTCTCGCGCCGGTTCCGGCTTTTGCGCGGCACGACGCCAAGCGCCTATCGCCGGCCCTTCATGACCGTGGCCTGA